A single genomic interval of Falsiruegeria litorea R37 harbors:
- a CDS encoding EVE domain-containing protein, with translation MAFWLFKSEPSTWSWDDQVAKGEVGEEWDGVRNYQARNFMREMKLGDRGFFYHSQKEKSVVGIVEVCAEAHPDSTTEDDRWECVDIKAVRAIEAPVSLDQIKADGRLDDMVLVKNSRLSVQPVTESEWQVICGLGQTKPD, from the coding sequence ATGGCGTTCTGGCTGTTCAAATCCGAACCCTCGACCTGGAGCTGGGATGACCAGGTCGCCAAGGGTGAGGTGGGCGAAGAATGGGATGGCGTCCGAAACTACCAGGCGCGCAATTTCATGCGCGAGATGAAGCTGGGCGATCGCGGTTTCTTCTACCACTCGCAAAAGGAAAAGTCGGTGGTTGGCATTGTCGAAGTATGCGCCGAAGCGCACCCTGACAGCACCACCGAGGACGACCGTTGGGAATGCGTGGACATCAAGGCAGTTCGCGCCATTGAAGCACCTGTTTCCCTGGATCAGATCAAGGCCGACGGACGGTTGGATGACATGGTGCTGGTCAAGAACTCGCGCCTGTCGGTACAGCCTGTCACCGAAAGTGAATGGCAGGTGATCTGCGGCTTGGGGCAGACAAAGCCGGATTGA
- a CDS encoding uroporphyrinogen-III synthase — protein sequence MYLLMTRPRAASERFVAQLSQPVQEVIEPVYSPLLDIRLVGEDVDVGDTRGLIFTSSNGVAAAARIMTARNLPCFCVGQATTVAARRQGWSASMAGESAEALIAGLLRQRPDGPLLHLRGQSGVGDVAQTLTQLGLTTRERVVYCQDLLPLTDEAVSALGGSAPVIAPIFSPRTARQFADLVQPVAPLLLAAMSDAVAKPLISLTAQAVRVAKRPDSDAMVTAVEKLVKQALRVEGGPDAH from the coding sequence GTGTATCTTTTGATGACACGCCCTCGGGCCGCGTCCGAGCGGTTTGTGGCCCAACTGTCCCAGCCCGTTCAGGAGGTGATAGAACCAGTCTATTCCCCTCTGTTGGATATTCGCCTGGTTGGAGAGGATGTGGATGTTGGGGATACGCGGGGGTTGATATTCACATCCTCGAACGGGGTGGCGGCTGCGGCCCGGATCATGACAGCCCGCAATTTGCCATGCTTTTGTGTCGGACAGGCCACCACAGTTGCGGCCAGGCGGCAGGGGTGGTCGGCGTCAATGGCGGGCGAAAGCGCTGAAGCACTGATTGCCGGGCTGCTGCGGCAGCGCCCGGATGGGCCGCTGCTGCACCTACGCGGTCAAAGCGGCGTCGGCGACGTGGCGCAGACATTGACGCAGTTGGGTCTAACTACGCGCGAGCGGGTTGTTTATTGTCAGGATCTTCTGCCGCTCACCGACGAAGCAGTCAGTGCCCTTGGCGGTTCCGCACCTGTCATTGCGCCGATTTTCTCACCTCGGACCGCGCGACAATTTGCCGACCTTGTCCAACCCGTTGCACCACTGTTGCTGGCTGCGATGAGCGACGCTGTTGCGAAACCCCTTATTTCCTTGACCGCTCAGGCAGTTCGGGTCGCGAAACGTCCCGATTCCGACGCGATGGTGACAGCGGTTGAAAAGCTTGTGAAGCAAGCGTTGCGGGTTGAGGGCGGACCAGACGCGCATTAG
- a CDS encoding DUF1761 domain-containing protein — protein sequence MDPLSIFAAALAAFILGSVWYMAFADRWKVAARLPLNAEGDPQSGMSLKVFGSSFVLLLIVAAALQFLFLHTGVISMTQGAATGAGVGLLFITPWIGINNLYAIRSPILTLIDGGYATLACSLMGVVLTLL from the coding sequence ATGGACCCACTGAGTATTTTTGCTGCTGCCCTCGCCGCCTTTATTCTTGGATCGGTGTGGTACATGGCGTTTGCGGATCGCTGGAAAGTTGCCGCCCGCCTGCCCTTGAACGCCGAGGGGGATCCCCAAAGCGGCATGTCTCTAAAGGTGTTTGGGTCCAGCTTTGTTCTGTTGCTGATAGTGGCGGCAGCGCTGCAATTTTTGTTCCTGCACACTGGCGTGATATCGATGACCCAAGGGGCCGCCACCGGAGCTGGAGTCGGTTTGCTGTTCATTACGCCCTGGATCGGAATCAACAACCTTTATGCCATCCGCTCACCCATCCTGACCTTGATCGACGGCGGATATGCCACGCTCGCCTGCTCGCTCATGGGCGTCGTACTAACATTGCTATGA
- a CDS encoding HD domain-containing protein, with the protein MATQPRAWQRMLSGRRLDLLDPTPVDVEIEDIAHGLAFVARWNGQTIGDFAYSVAEHSLLVEELFGRIAPRAPIKWRLAALLHDAPEYVIGDMISPVKAAVGSGYGELDDRLTAAIHIRFGLPAAIPSSVKRQIKKADRISAWMEATQIAGFSEAEASKFFGRPDTTLIDGLRIALRAPIDVRKDFTNRHAELMSQLD; encoded by the coding sequence ATGGCAACACAACCAAGAGCGTGGCAACGGATGCTATCCGGGCGCAGGCTGGATTTGCTGGACCCAACCCCCGTTGATGTCGAGATCGAAGACATTGCCCACGGATTGGCCTTTGTTGCACGTTGGAACGGTCAAACCATTGGAGACTTTGCATATTCCGTGGCTGAACATTCTCTGTTGGTCGAAGAGCTCTTTGGTCGGATCGCCCCTAGGGCACCCATCAAATGGCGGCTGGCCGCCCTGCTGCATGATGCCCCCGAATATGTGATCGGTGACATGATTTCACCGGTGAAAGCTGCCGTAGGATCCGGCTATGGCGAATTGGATGATCGGTTGACGGCCGCAATTCACATCCGCTTTGGCCTACCTGCTGCGATCCCCTCTTCTGTCAAACGTCAGATCAAAAAAGCCGACCGCATCAGCGCATGGATGGAAGCGACACAGATCGCCGGGTTTTCCGAGGCTGAGGCCAGCAAGTTCTTTGGCCGTCCGGACACAACATTGATCGACGGGCTGCGTATTGCTCTGCGCGCCCCGATTGACGTGCGAAAGGATTTCACCAACCGGCACGCCGAACTGATGTCTCAGCTGGATTGA
- the tsaD gene encoding tRNA (adenosine(37)-N6)-threonylcarbamoyltransferase complex transferase subunit TsaD, with protein sequence MEQTLTILGLESSCDDTAAAIVRQTGDGAAEILSSVVHGQTELHSAFGGVVPEIAARAHAEKLDVCVMQALEQSCLSLTDVDAIAVTAGPGLIGGVMSGVMCAKGLSAATGKPLVGVNHLAGHALTPRLTDGVAFPYLMLLVSGGHCQYLVSHGPEEFTRLGGTIDDAPGEAFDKTARLLGLPQPGGPSVEAEARNGDPKRFRFPRPLLDRPDCDLSFSGLKTALMRMRDQVAGEKGGLSRQDRADLCAGFQQAVVDTLAEKTRRALKLYLEHDPAQPTVAVAGGVAANTAIRTALQEVCADAGAEFLAPPLALCTDNAAMIAYAGMERFKLGKTDGMDLMARPRWPLDQSAPAMLGSGKKGAKA encoded by the coding sequence ATGGAGCAAACACTTACCATCCTTGGGCTGGAAAGCAGCTGCGACGACACGGCTGCCGCGATTGTTCGGCAAACGGGCGATGGGGCGGCGGAAATCCTGTCGTCGGTCGTGCACGGTCAGACCGAGCTTCACAGCGCCTTCGGCGGCGTCGTGCCCGAGATTGCGGCCCGCGCCCATGCCGAAAAGCTGGATGTCTGCGTGATGCAAGCGCTAGAGCAATCTTGCCTGTCGCTGACCGATGTAGATGCCATCGCCGTGACCGCCGGGCCCGGACTGATCGGCGGCGTGATGTCGGGTGTCATGTGCGCCAAAGGGCTGAGTGCTGCGACAGGCAAGCCGTTGGTGGGCGTCAACCATCTGGCGGGTCACGCGCTGACCCCACGTCTGACGGATGGTGTGGCCTTTCCCTATCTGATGCTGCTGGTTTCGGGAGGTCACTGCCAATACCTGGTTTCCCATGGCCCCGAAGAGTTCACCCGCCTGGGCGGCACCATTGACGACGCACCGGGCGAAGCGTTCGACAAGACCGCCCGCCTGTTGGGTCTGCCGCAACCCGGCGGCCCCTCGGTCGAGGCCGAAGCGCGCAATGGCGATCCCAAACGGTTCCGCTTTCCCCGTCCCTTACTGGATCGACCCGATTGCGATCTGTCATTCTCAGGCCTCAAGACCGCGCTAATGCGGATGCGGGATCAGGTGGCCGGGGAAAAGGGTGGCCTGTCCCGTCAGGATCGCGCTGACTTGTGTGCCGGATTCCAGCAGGCGGTCGTCGACACTTTGGCCGAAAAGACCCGCCGCGCGCTCAAACTCTATCTGGAACACGACCCCGCGCAGCCAACCGTGGCCGTTGCCGGAGGCGTTGCTGCCAACACCGCGATCCGTACGGCACTGCAAGAGGTTTGCGCCGACGCGGGCGCCGAATTCCTTGCCCCACCGCTCGCGCTGTGCACCGACAACGCCGCGATGATCGCCTATGCAGGAATGGAGCGGTTCAAGCTTGGAAAGACCGATGGCATGGATTTGATGGCCCGCCCACGCTGGCCGCTGGACCAATCCGCACCCGCAATGCTGGGCAGCGGCAAAAAAGGGGCCAAGGCATGA
- a CDS encoding YciI family protein, translating to MLIALIAKDKAGALQTRLDNRPAHVDYLKSTGVVSQAGPLLDGEDMIGSLVILDVEDMAAAQDWADNDPYAKAGLFESVELIPWKKVI from the coding sequence ATGCTGATTGCCCTGATCGCCAAAGACAAAGCAGGCGCCCTGCAAACGCGGCTCGACAACCGTCCGGCCCATGTGGACTACCTTAAATCCACCGGCGTTGTGTCCCAGGCCGGGCCGCTGCTGGATGGCGAGGACATGATCGGCTCGCTGGTGATCTTGGACGTCGAAGACATGGCCGCTGCGCAAGACTGGGCCGACAATGACCCTTATGCCAAGGCCGGTCTATTCGAATCCGTCGAACTGATTCCATGGAAAAAGGTGATCTGA
- a CDS encoding COG4223 family protein yields the protein MTVADKKVSDLETGANPKTDEPETEGPATEDVDTSDQATTSETEEPVEQTANAETSDASDDGVDGEPVEETPSSETETETETETETETETETETETETETETETETETETETETAGAEVPSEPERVVERTIEKRGGFGPALIGGVVAAMLGFVAAKTQIVDPLLPPSMRAADNGEVIEKLTAQIDSQAKSLAELKASVAGIELPDVSGINQQVEQLSGTVAPLASEISALKGQIDGLGELDDRLTAVEKRPLSEGASSEAVAAYERELAKLQETIVAQRTEVEGLIDKARAMEAEARALEEQAAANAQLSANRAAAARLRSQLDTGAPFDGLVAELTAGGIAVPDALTASAAEGVVTVATLREGFPPAARETLAVARKTDEGGTEGIGAFFQRQLGARSVEPREGGDPDAVLSRTEAALVSGNLTQALDEISALPEAAQAALADWVSVARTRQAAIAAADALAQSLNSN from the coding sequence ATGACGGTGGCCGATAAGAAAGTTTCAGATCTGGAAACAGGCGCCAACCCCAAGACGGATGAGCCAGAAACCGAAGGCCCAGCAACCGAAGACGTGGACACGTCTGACCAAGCAACCACATCGGAAACAGAAGAACCGGTTGAGCAAACGGCGAATGCCGAAACGTCCGACGCGTCGGATGACGGTGTTGACGGAGAGCCCGTAGAAGAGACCCCGTCTTCCGAGACCGAGACCGAGACCGAGACCGAGACCGAGACCGAGACCGAGACCGAGACCGAGACCGAGACCGAGACCGAGACCGAGACCGAGACCGAGACCGAGACCGAGACCGAGACCGAGACCGCAGGTGCCGAAGTGCCCTCGGAACCTGAACGGGTCGTCGAACGAACCATTGAGAAACGCGGTGGCTTTGGTCCGGCCCTGATAGGCGGTGTTGTCGCCGCAATGTTGGGGTTTGTCGCGGCCAAGACGCAAATTGTTGATCCGCTGCTGCCGCCGTCGATGCGTGCCGCTGACAATGGCGAAGTGATCGAAAAGCTGACCGCTCAGATTGACAGCCAAGCCAAGTCCTTGGCCGAACTCAAGGCCTCTGTCGCGGGGATCGAGCTGCCGGATGTGTCCGGGATCAATCAACAGGTGGAACAACTGTCCGGCACCGTGGCTCCGCTGGCAAGTGAGATATCGGCCCTCAAAGGACAGATCGATGGCCTTGGCGAATTGGATGACCGCCTGACCGCTGTCGAGAAACGCCCGCTCTCCGAAGGGGCCTCGTCCGAGGCGGTTGCTGCTTATGAACGCGAGTTGGCCAAGCTGCAGGAGACCATCGTCGCGCAGCGCACCGAGGTCGAAGGTTTGATCGACAAGGCCCGCGCGATGGAGGCCGAGGCCCGCGCGCTGGAGGAACAAGCCGCCGCAAACGCACAGCTTTCGGCCAACCGTGCCGCTGCCGCGCGCTTGCGCAGCCAGTTGGACACCGGTGCCCCGTTCGATGGGCTGGTGGCAGAGCTGACCGCTGGTGGTATTGCCGTCCCGGATGCGCTGACCGCATCGGCAGCTGAAGGTGTTGTGACCGTTGCAACGCTGCGCGAAGGGTTCCCCCCTGCCGCGCGTGAAACTCTGGCTGTTGCGCGCAAGACGGACGAGGGTGGAACCGAAGGCATCGGCGCTTTCTTCCAACGCCAACTTGGCGCTCGTTCGGTCGAACCGCGTGAAGGCGGCGATCCGGACGCCGTGTTGTCACGGACCGAGGCTGCGCTGGTTTCGGGAAACTTGACCCAAGCGCTTGATGAAATTTCGGCCCTGCCAGAAGCGGCACAGGCCGCATTGGCCGATTGGGTCAGTGTCGCTCGTACCCGTCAGGCCGCCATTGCAGCCGCAGATGCGCTTGCGCAAAGCCTTAACTCGAACTGA
- a CDS encoding glycosyltransferase family 61 protein, producing MSEEELDPNNPTVQPLPEGGWSERIVTLSDAVVVPPEESAFVQPAGVLSSDGEYCPEGALWRKFRPLTTQPDMPKKKPTKLSGRWLWGGVLWAHFGHFLVESSARLWALEHIDEPIDGILFMPKRPKVGDSVRGFHRDFVDLMAPELPIRVTTEPLEVEELIVPGQGFGLGKITQGTQRFRDAVHSRFASNVEPDGASKIYISRSALGIGKGGLLGEERLEDLLIKQGYDIFHPEKYDLKTQLARYKAAKHVVAADGSALHLYAMVGRPDQNVAMILRRKAGANNLLAENVKHFTGSEPIIIDALHTEWVRSTKGKSNRQSFGELNHKLIGRALGEGGFIDPNVEWEPLTDKQRKQLFLDKGLGDSGEFVESPEYAQRRIRRVRQERRARRAAREATQSS from the coding sequence ATGTCGGAAGAAGAGCTGGATCCCAATAATCCCACCGTCCAGCCACTGCCCGAGGGGGGCTGGTCCGAACGGATCGTGACCCTGTCGGATGCTGTAGTTGTACCGCCGGAAGAAAGCGCTTTTGTTCAACCTGCCGGGGTTTTGAGCAGCGATGGCGAATACTGTCCTGAAGGTGCGTTGTGGCGCAAGTTCCGGCCTCTGACCACTCAACCCGATATGCCAAAAAAGAAACCGACGAAGCTGTCAGGTCGTTGGCTTTGGGGTGGTGTGCTGTGGGCGCATTTCGGCCACTTCCTGGTGGAAAGCTCGGCCCGATTGTGGGCCTTGGAACATATCGATGAACCAATTGACGGCATTCTGTTCATGCCCAAACGCCCCAAGGTGGGTGATTCAGTGCGCGGGTTTCACCGCGATTTCGTGGATTTGATGGCACCGGAATTGCCTATTCGTGTGACAACGGAACCGCTTGAAGTTGAAGAGCTTATTGTTCCGGGGCAGGGCTTTGGGTTGGGAAAGATCACGCAGGGCACGCAAAGGTTCCGAGATGCTGTTCACAGCCGGTTCGCCAGCAACGTTGAACCCGATGGGGCGAGCAAGATTTATATTTCGCGCTCTGCTCTGGGCATAGGCAAAGGTGGCCTGCTGGGCGAAGAACGTCTGGAAGATCTGCTGATCAAGCAGGGATATGACATTTTCCATCCCGAGAAATACGATCTGAAAACCCAATTGGCACGGTACAAGGCGGCCAAGCATGTGGTTGCGGCAGACGGTTCGGCTCTGCATCTCTATGCCATGGTGGGTCGACCGGATCAGAATGTGGCGATGATCCTGCGCCGCAAAGCGGGGGCCAACAATCTGCTGGCCGAAAATGTGAAGCACTTCACTGGCTCAGAGCCAATAATAATCGATGCGTTGCACACCGAATGGGTACGCTCGACCAAGGGCAAGTCCAATCGGCAGTCATTTGGCGAACTCAATCACAAACTGATCGGGCGGGCTTTGGGCGAGGGTGGATTCATCGATCCCAACGTTGAATGGGAACCTTTGACCGACAAGCAGCGCAAGCAGCTCTTTCTGGACAAGGGTCTTGGGGATTCCGGTGAATTTGTGGAATCGCCTGAATATGCCCAACGCCGTATTCGGCGTGTCCGTCAAGAACGACGCGCCCGCCGAGCCGCGCGCGAGGCAACTCAATCCAGCTGA
- a CDS encoding DUF2853 family protein → MGKRDDLIAQYADDLKNKCGMDADMDLLTKVTIGCGPAIYDADASTVAATQESELETVKNNFLIKKLGLADGPELMEAINKVIETYGKSERNKYRAVVYYMLTKHFGKESVYG, encoded by the coding sequence ATGGGCAAACGCGACGATCTGATCGCTCAATACGCCGACGATCTGAAAAACAAATGCGGCATGGATGCCGACATGGACCTACTGACCAAAGTCACCATCGGATGCGGTCCGGCGATTTACGATGCGGATGCGTCGACAGTTGCAGCCACTCAGGAAAGCGAGCTGGAAACGGTCAAGAACAACTTTCTGATCAAGAAACTGGGTTTGGCTGATGGGCCCGAACTGATGGAAGCGATCAACAAAGTGATCGAAACCTATGGCAAATCCGAGCGCAACAAATATCGCGCGGTTGTCTATTACATGCTGACCAAGCATTTTGGCAAAGAGTCGGTCTACGGCTGA
- a CDS encoding ActR/PrrA/RegA family redox response regulator transcription factor: MADTQQLEIGPDKSLLLVDDDEPFLRRLAKAMEKRGFEIETASSVAAGSAIATARPPAYAVVDLRLEDGNGLDVVEVLREKRPDSRVVVLTGYGAIATAVAAVKIGATDYLSKPADATDITNALLAQPDELPPPPENPMSADRVRWEHIQRVYELCDRNVSETARRLNMHRRTLQRILAKRSPR; this comes from the coding sequence ATGGCAGATACGCAGCAGCTTGAAATCGGACCGGATAAATCCCTGTTGTTGGTGGACGATGACGAACCATTTCTGCGCCGCCTTGCCAAAGCCATGGAAAAACGCGGGTTCGAGATTGAAACCGCCTCGTCCGTTGCAGCCGGCAGCGCCATAGCAACTGCGCGTCCCCCTGCATATGCGGTCGTCGACCTGCGGCTTGAGGACGGGAACGGCCTGGATGTGGTCGAGGTTTTGCGTGAAAAACGCCCCGATAGCCGCGTTGTTGTGCTGACCGGCTATGGCGCGATTGCGACGGCCGTGGCTGCGGTCAAGATCGGTGCGACCGACTATTTGTCGAAACCCGCCGATGCCACCGACATCACCAACGCGCTTTTGGCGCAGCCTGACGAATTGCCGCCGCCGCCGGAAAACCCGATGAGCGCGGACCGCGTTCGGTGGGAGCATATCCAGCGGGTCTATGAGTTGTGTGATCGTAACGTCAGTGAAACGGCTCGTCGGTTAAACATGCACCGGCGCACATTGCAGCGTATTTTGGCCAAACGTAGTCCACGGTAA
- a CDS encoding DUF899 family protein — MTVHFPNESPEYRAARADLLQAEIDLRQQIETVAAKRRALPKGGAVPTDYGFSDLLGGRRSMSSLFGDHDTLAIYSLMYGPNATSPCPMCSAFLDGLTGQIGHIQKRMSIAVIAQNSPQRLSELQDQMSWQALPLFSAQDTSYQTDYLGQSPDGDQLPMINIFVRNDDDIRHFWGSEMFYAPSDWHPRHVDALWPLWNLLDLTPSGRGTHMPSLSA; from the coding sequence ATGACAGTCCATTTCCCAAACGAAAGCCCGGAATACCGCGCCGCGCGAGCCGATTTGCTGCAAGCCGAAATCGACTTGCGCCAACAGATCGAAACCGTCGCCGCCAAGCGTCGCGCGCTGCCCAAAGGGGGCGCCGTTCCCACCGACTATGGTTTTTCAGATCTGCTGGGCGGGCGCCGGTCGATGTCTTCGCTGTTCGGCGATCACGACACATTGGCGATCTATTCCCTGATGTATGGGCCAAATGCGACGTCGCCCTGCCCCATGTGTTCGGCCTTTCTTGACGGGTTGACCGGGCAGATCGGCCATATCCAAAAGCGCATGTCCATCGCGGTGATTGCCCAGAACAGCCCTCAACGTCTGAGCGAACTGCAGGATCAGATGAGCTGGCAGGCGCTACCGCTCTTTTCGGCGCAGGATACCAGCTATCAAACCGACTACCTTGGTCAAAGCCCGGATGGCGACCAGTTGCCAATGATCAACATCTTTGTCCGGAATGATGATGACATTCGGCATTTCTGGGGGTCCGAGATGTTCTATGCGCCCAGTGATTGGCACCCCCGCCATGTCGACGCTCTCTGGCCGCTTTGGAATCTGCTGGACCTGACCCCATCAGGGCGCGGCACCCACATGCCCAGCTTGTCTGCGTGA
- the ahcY gene encoding adenosylhomocysteinase has translation MAGDYIVKDISLAEFGRKELNIAETEMPGLMSLRAEYGESKPLTGARIVGSLHMTIQTAVLIETLVALGADVRWASCNIFSTQDHAAAAIAAADIPVFAIKGQTLEEHWDYLDKSFLFEDGPNMILDDGGDATLYILLGARAEAGEDIIAVPTSEEEEVIKAQIAKRMAASPGWFTKMRDQIKGVSEETTTGVNRLYQLVKEGHLPFPAINVNDSVTKSKFDNKYGCKESLVDGIRRATDTMLAGKVAVVCGYGDVGKGSAASLAGAGARVKVTEVDPICALQAAMDGFEVTLLEDEVATADVFITTTGNKDVIRIEHMREMKDMAIVGNIGHFDNEIQVAALKNHKWTNIKEQVDMIEMPSGSRLILLSEGRLLNLGNATGHPSFVMSASFTNQVLAQIELFTKGDEYENDVYILPKHLDEKVARLHLDRIGVKLTKMDNEQAAYIGVKPEGPYKPEHYRY, from the coding sequence ATGGCCGGGGACTATATCGTCAAGGACATTTCGCTGGCCGAGTTTGGCCGCAAGGAACTGAACATCGCTGAAACCGAAATGCCGGGCCTGATGTCCCTGCGTGCGGAATACGGCGAAAGCAAGCCGCTGACTGGCGCGCGCATTGTTGGTTCGCTGCACATGACCATTCAGACCGCCGTTTTGATTGAAACGCTGGTTGCTTTGGGTGCGGACGTGCGTTGGGCATCGTGCAATATCTTCTCGACCCAAGACCATGCGGCGGCTGCGATTGCGGCGGCTGACATCCCGGTCTTTGCAATCAAGGGCCAGACCCTGGAAGAGCACTGGGACTACTTGGACAAATCCTTCCTGTTTGAAGATGGCCCGAACATGATCCTGGACGATGGCGGCGACGCGACGCTGTACATCCTGCTGGGCGCACGTGCCGAAGCGGGCGAGGACATCATCGCCGTGCCGACCTCGGAAGAGGAAGAAGTGATCAAGGCGCAGATCGCCAAGCGTATGGCGGCAAGCCCCGGCTGGTTCACCAAGATGCGCGACCAGATCAAAGGCGTGTCCGAGGAAACCACCACCGGTGTTAACCGGCTGTATCAGCTGGTGAAAGAGGGTCACCTGCCCTTCCCGGCGATCAACGTGAACGACAGCGTTACCAAGTCGAAGTTTGACAACAAATACGGTTGTAAAGAATCGCTGGTTGACGGTATCCGCCGCGCCACCGACACCATGCTGGCCGGCAAGGTTGCTGTGGTTTGTGGTTATGGCGACGTGGGCAAAGGCTCGGCCGCATCGCTGGCAGGTGCTGGCGCTCGTGTGAAGGTGACCGAAGTCGACCCGATCTGTGCCCTGCAGGCCGCGATGGACGGTTTCGAAGTCACCCTGCTGGAAGACGAAGTTGCCACTGCTGACGTGTTCATCACCACCACCGGCAACAAGGACGTGATCCGCATCGAGCACATGCGCGAGATGAAGGACATGGCCATCGTCGGCAACATCGGCCACTTCGACAACGAAATTCAGGTCGCTGCCCTGAAGAACCACAAGTGGACCAACATCAAGGAACAGGTGGACATGATCGAGATGCCTTCGGGCAGCCGTCTGATCCTGTTGTCCGAGGGTCGTCTGCTGAACCTGGGTAACGCCACAGGCCACCCGTCGTTTGTGATGTCGGCGTCGTTCACCAACCAGGTGCTGGCTCAGATCGAGCTGTTCACCAAGGGTGACGAGTACGAGAACGATGTCTACATCCTGCCCAAGCATCTGGACGAAAAGGTTGCACGTCTGCACCTGGATCGCATCGGCGTGAAGCTGACCAAGATGGACAACGAGCAGGCCGCCTACATCGGCGTCAAGCCCGAAGGCCCTTACAAGCCCGAGCACTACCGCTACTAA
- a CDS encoding NAD(P)H-dependent glycerol-3-phosphate dehydrogenase gives MSVAVLGSGAFGTALAISLAGKQPVTLWSRNPVHAQAMTEARENTARLPGYPLPEAILVTSDLEQATQADTLLLAVPMQKLRAILAEHSALFDGHVLVACCKGIELTTGLGPVQVMNETVPSAKAALLTGPSFAQDIAAGLPTALTLACSDPNLCTKLQEQLTTANLRLYRTTDTAGAELGGALKNVMAIACGAVIGAGMGDSARAALMTRGYAEMQRMALACGAKPETLAGLSGFGDLTLTCSSELSRNYRLGLSIGRGEGFDPSVTVEGAATARAVDSKARDMNLDMPITHTVVGLLDHSLTIAQATAQLLARPLKEE, from the coding sequence ATGAGCGTTGCTGTTCTTGGGTCCGGCGCCTTTGGCACGGCCCTGGCCATTTCACTGGCCGGAAAACAGCCTGTCACCCTGTGGTCGCGCAACCCCGTTCATGCGCAGGCCATGACTGAGGCGCGGGAAAACACGGCCCGCCTGCCCGGGTATCCGTTGCCCGAGGCGATTCTGGTCACGTCGGACCTTGAACAGGCCACCCAAGCCGACACCCTGCTGTTAGCCGTTCCGATGCAAAAACTGCGCGCAATCCTGGCCGAACACAGTGCCCTGTTCGACGGGCATGTTCTGGTTGCCTGCTGCAAGGGGATCGAGCTGACAACCGGCCTTGGCCCGGTGCAAGTGATGAACGAAACGGTGCCATCCGCCAAGGCCGCCCTGCTGACGGGTCCCAGCTTTGCCCAGGACATTGCCGCTGGTCTGCCCACCGCACTGACGCTTGCTTGCAGTGACCCGAACTTATGCACCAAACTGCAAGAGCAACTGACCACTGCCAATCTACGCCTCTACCGCACCACCGATACAGCAGGCGCTGAACTGGGTGGCGCATTGAAGAACGTCATGGCCATCGCGTGCGGCGCGGTCATTGGTGCGGGCATGGGCGACAGTGCGCGCGCCGCCCTGATGACGCGCGGCTATGCCGAGATGCAGAGGATGGCATTGGCCTGTGGTGCCAAGCCGGAAACACTTGCCGGGTTGTCAGGTTTTGGGGATCTGACACTCACCTGCTCGTCCGAGCTGTCGCGCAACTACCGTCTGGGGTTATCCATCGGCCGGGGCGAGGGGTTCGATCCCTCGGTCACGGTCGAAGGGGCCGCCACCGCTCGGGCCGTGGATTCCAAGGCGCGCGACATGAACCTCGACATGCCCATTACCCACACAGTCGTCGGTTTGCTTGATCACAGCTTGACGATTGCCCAAGCCACCGCTCAACTGCTCGCCAGACCATTGAAAGAGGAATGA